A genomic segment from Alligator mississippiensis isolate rAllMis1 unplaced genomic scaffold, rAllMis1 scaffold_21, whole genome shotgun sequence encodes:
- the LOC132247312 gene encoding perilipin-3-like isoform X2 → MVDVAKAAVQEGVEKTRLAVTSSVDAAAGLSVGQKVTSDLDLVLGKTGQWVDHYLPMTAEELAALAASVQGAEVAPLEQQKQQQSYYVCLGSLSTRLQQRAYQHSLSKMRSARQSALEALVQLQQAVDLIGSAKQTGDQMVHDSQEKLQQLWLEWRQGQPGSQEGDSTPQPEEMGSQALATVQTLLQQEQDAWQSLIASIQGLPTSMQEQVQQGCQHLGELQAAFSSAPSFQELPEGLLSQSREKLAKAQECLDDLLEYVIKNIPLTWVVGPLSPAGGSAEQVEEPAGEGKVEP, encoded by the exons ATGGTGGATGTAGCCAAAGCAGCTGTCCAGGAGGGTGTGGAGAAGACCAGATTGGCAGTGACCAGCAGCGTGGATGCTGCAGCGGGCTTGTCTGTGGGCCAGAAAGTTACAAGTGacctggacctggtgctggggaAGACAGGGCAGTGGGTGGACCACTACCTCCCCATGACGGCTGAGGAGCTGG CTGCACTTGCTGCCTCTGTgcaaggggcagaggtggctccactggagcagcagaagcagcagcagagctactATGTgtgcctgggctccctctctaCTCGCCTGCAGCAGCGAGCCTACCAGCACTCCCTGAGCAAGATGAGGAGTGCCAGGCAGAGCGCCCTGGAGGCCctggtccagctgcagcaagCTGTGGACCTG ATTGGCTCAGCCAAGCAGACTGGGGATCAGATGGTGCACGAcagccaggagaagctgcagcagctgtggctggagtggcGCCAGGGCCAGCCAGGAAGCCAGGAGGGGGACAGCACCCCACAGCCTGAG GAGATGGGATCCCAGGCTCTGGCCACTGTCCAGACCCTCCTCCAGCAAGAGCAGGATGCCTGGCAGAGCCTGATAGCCAGTATCCAGGGGCTGCCAACCAGCATGCAGGAGCAGGTccagcagggctgccagcacctgggggagctccaggctgccttctCCAGTGCCCCGTCCTTCCAGGAGCTGCCTGAGGGGCTgctgagccagagcagggagaAGCTGGCCAAGGCCCAGGAGTGCCTGGATGATCTGCTGGAGTATGTGATTAAGAACATCCCCCTGACCTGGGTTGTGGGGCCACTTTCTCCTGCTGGAGGCTCTGCAGAGCAGGTGGAGGagcctgcaggggaagggaaggtggagccctga
- the LOC132247312 gene encoding perilipin-3-like isoform X1, with protein sequence MASKDSDPRAAISEPQGQKQQVPAEAKDLDAAPVAVAKDAVCSTAAGPKAAVSSMVDVAKAAVQEGVEKTRLAVTSSVDAAAGLSVGQKVTSDLDLVLGKTGQWVDHYLPMTAEELAALAASVQGAEVAPLEQQKQQQSYYVCLGSLSTRLQQRAYQHSLSKMRSARQSALEALVQLQQAVDLIGSAKQTGDQMVHDSQEKLQQLWLEWRQGQPGSQEGDSTPQPEEMGSQALATVQTLLQQEQDAWQSLIASIQGLPTSMQEQVQQGCQHLGELQAAFSSAPSFQELPEGLLSQSREKLAKAQECLDDLLEYVIKNIPLTWVVGPLSPAGGSAEQVEEPAGEGKVEP encoded by the exons ATGGCCTCCAAGGACAGTGATCCCCGGGCTGCCATCTctgagccccaggggcagaagcagcag GTGCCTGCAGAGGCCAAGGACCTGGATGCAGCTCCAGTGGCAGTGGCCAAGGATGCTGtctgcagcacagctgctgggcCCAAGGCTGCAGTGTCCAGCATGGTGGATGTAGCCAAAGCAGCTGTCCAGGAGGGTGTGGAGAAGACCAGATTGGCAGTGACCAGCAGCGTGGATGCTGCAGCGGGCTTGTCTGTGGGCCAGAAAGTTACAAGTGacctggacctggtgctggggaAGACAGGGCAGTGGGTGGACCACTACCTCCCCATGACGGCTGAGGAGCTGG CTGCACTTGCTGCCTCTGTgcaaggggcagaggtggctccactggagcagcagaagcagcagcagagctactATGTgtgcctgggctccctctctaCTCGCCTGCAGCAGCGAGCCTACCAGCACTCCCTGAGCAAGATGAGGAGTGCCAGGCAGAGCGCCCTGGAGGCCctggtccagctgcagcaagCTGTGGACCTG ATTGGCTCAGCCAAGCAGACTGGGGATCAGATGGTGCACGAcagccaggagaagctgcagcagctgtggctggagtggcGCCAGGGCCAGCCAGGAAGCCAGGAGGGGGACAGCACCCCACAGCCTGAG GAGATGGGATCCCAGGCTCTGGCCACTGTCCAGACCCTCCTCCAGCAAGAGCAGGATGCCTGGCAGAGCCTGATAGCCAGTATCCAGGGGCTGCCAACCAGCATGCAGGAGCAGGTccagcagggctgccagcacctgggggagctccaggctgccttctCCAGTGCCCCGTCCTTCCAGGAGCTGCCTGAGGGGCTgctgagccagagcagggagaAGCTGGCCAAGGCCCAGGAGTGCCTGGATGATCTGCTGGAGTATGTGATTAAGAACATCCCCCTGACCTGGGTTGTGGGGCCACTTTCTCCTGCTGGAGGCTCTGCAGAGCAGGTGGAGGagcctgcaggggaagggaaggtggagccctga